AGAAATTTACATGCCTTATACCATCATTTCTTCATAACAATGCAAGAGCGAAAGCGAAATAAACTACTTTTCCAGAAAcacagaatttcagaattctaAGTTTCTTCAGCTGAAACCAAGGGTTAAAGTAGAAGATCTGCCTTGCCAGTGCAAATGGGAGCCATTATGCCAATGCCTCATCCAAACACAGGACAGATATTCAAACTACCATGAGTACTGTTGCTCAATAATCATTCACTATTTGCTAATGGCCTTCTTTAATTGTGACTCAACAAAATATTTGTCCTCTCTGTCCTCACTGCCAATAGAAACATATTGACCCTCGAGATCAAGGAGACCTCCAAAACACTGGAAACAGCAGTTTCCAAGCTATGATTCTGTAGCTTGATGCAAGAAACTATATCTTCAAATAGTTATCTTTTACACAATTCCATAGTGTCTTAATAGTTAAGATCAAGGTCTGCCGTAACAgctggtacgggccggtacataCCGATCCGGCCCTAGCCGGTACCGGACCCGCGTGGAATCTGGTACCAGGTTGTTTTTTCAGCAGAACCGACCGGTACGTGCTCCATACCGGTTGGTACCAGCGCGTACCGCTTGATACCGGCCTCGTGCCGGTTTGCAACGCTCGCACTGTGGTTTCAGAAACCACGTGCGGCGCATGGTTTCAGGAAGAAGTGGCCCGACTGGCcacttcttttaaaaaaaaaaagaagctgtggccgagaggccacttctgtcatttcaaaaaaaaaagaagtggcctctcggccacttctgtcatttcaaaagaaagaagtggccgagaggccacttctttcatttcaaaaaaataaagaagtggcctctcggccacttctgtcattcaaaaaaaaaaagaagtggccAAGAGGCCACttctttcatttcaaaataACAAAGAAGTGGCCGAGGCCACTTCTTtcttctcaaaaagaaaaagaagtggccgagaggccacttctttcttctcaaaaaaaaaaaaaaaaaaaaaaagtggcctCTCAGCCACTTCTGTCTGAAGTGGCCGAGTGGCCACTTCGCCTTTCGCTTTTGAAATGAAAGAAGTGGCTCGGCCACTTTTTTTAAACTTGATGGCCGAGAGCAGGGTTCTGCGTCTCGGCCTTCCTCGTTCGGTTATAAAAACCGAACGAGAACATTCAAACTCCAAAGTCTAGATTTCTTAAATTCAATAGAGCTCTGAGGAGTAACCAGAGAAGGAAAAATTTGAGAGATAGCCCACAAATTTAGGAGGAGGTCCTTCCCAAAAAATCCAGCGGAGACTATTTGAGGTGTGTTTTTTTTGTCCTatgttatttcattaattttgttaataagtagcttaaaaaaatagtttataaattgCTTAAAAAATAAGATCATGCGAAAATTTATTCCattagcttaattttttgatatgtTGTACATTTATAATAGAAATGGAGTCATCAAGAAAAACGAACCCTACAAAGCGTGATATTAGCTGGTCTTATGGGCGAAGACTTGGAAGAGAGGGGCAACGGCACCAGTTTCAATGTACCTTTTGCGACAAGGTTTTCAAGGGAGGAGGGGTAAGCAGGTTGAAGCAACACTTAGCCGGAAATTCCGGTGAGGTTGCTACATGCCaaagaaggaaaggagaggGCTTCCAAAAAGAGGGCGGAGGTCGATCACCGAGCGGCAGagccaccttcctatcactctAGGGAGCCAGAGGAGGTTGAAGAtctagatgaggaggaggcagataTTCGGACGGCCATGCAGGCAAGTCGGGATAATcagtggcagcaggaggaggtggccaggcatagggctcgatttgggctCTCTGCATACGAGTCGGGCGGCGGTTTTGGGAGCACTAGACAAGATCCAGAGTTTTTGAGGACAACTTCAGTCAAGAAGAGCATTGGTAAAGAACGtggccggattgcatctatgctggGTAGTTTTGCTAGCCGAAAGAAGTCATTTAGAAAAATTCCACAAGGAGCGACAATTcatgatgtagatccgcatgctctccccagtagagattcaaggcagcagagggtagacacaatgtggatgaaggataagaagaaaattatgtggcgagctattggatcccggtttcacttcagccacatcccagCGAATGTAGCAGACAATACGTACTACAGGTCTGCCATTGCAGCCATACAAGCTGTAGGTCCCGGTGTAGTTCCTCCAAGCCCGAAGAACatctacggtgagcttcttgacaacaataaggaggagctggagaattggatggactcctacaagagcaagtggcccatatatggactaaccatcatgtgcgatggttggaccggtccgaccaggcggagcatcatcaactttctgacatactGTGATGCGAAGACCTTTTTCCACAAGTCGGTTGATGCTTCGGCTTATGTGCATAACACCGCGTGCATGCTGAAActtatggaggatgtgattgatctggtaggagaggagaatgtcatgcaggtcgtcactgataatAGGCCGCAATATAAGGCTGCAGGGCagatcttgatggagcggcgaccACATATTTTCTGGACCCCATGTGCAGCACATTGTATCGATCTCATGCTGATGGATATtggaaagatccgtagggtgcaGCAAACGGTGGAGACAGCCCAACGCATCACCAGGTATGTTTATAACCATAATTGGATCCTTTCACTGATGAGAAAGTATGCAGGGGGAGAGATTCTGAGAccaggagtcacacggtttgctaccaacttcatcgcacttgatagcattctcaagaagagaggagccctacgtcagatgtttgccAGTCCCAAGTGGCATGATAGTAGATATTCTTATGCCAGCACTGAAGGGAGCAAGATACAAGACTTGGTGACGAGACAGTCATTCTGGCAGCGGGCTACTACAatagtcaaggctatcaaaccattatatgaagtgctgcgggcCGTAGTTAGAGAGATCTATCCCCATATGGGGTTTTTGTATCACATAATGGTCAAAGCAAAGGATCAGAttatggaggcagatccagcGCATGGCCAGTCgtacatcaacatcattgagcACCGGTGGGGAGCGCAAATGGGTAAGGAATTGCATCTAGTAGGTAAGCTAAGATATAATTATAGTGACAATTATAGTGATGGATGTACTTATATAATTATGCTAAGATAGTCTCGTATATATGCAGCATACTACCTAAACCCCCGGTTTCAGTACAGCATAgatggaattggtatggatgaaacacttctggatgctttgcgtaatgtgatttacaagatggagcatgatccagaaaaagcggccctatgtcttgaagaggtaattatgatttagtaattaccagcatgtgtaagtataccggcatcttcaattattaacatgGTAGAACATGCTTCTTTTTTACAgagcaaattatttagagaggacAGCTACAGTTTTGGCCAACGAGCGGCTGTCGTCAGCAAACACAATATGAATCCAGGTACGTGACACATCAGGAAGATATTACCTGGTGTTAGTTACTAATATGGAACTATCATATAAgtaattttcataaatatttttgcagctgaatggtgggtgcattttggcggatccgcgagaaatctaaagcggatagctatccggatcctctcccAAACAGTCTCCTCTAGTGGTTGTGAGTGCAATTAGTCCACCTTCGCCCTTATCCACAGCAAACAAAGAAACTGTTTGACacaaaagcgcctcaacgatcttgtttatgtgcactacaatctgcggttgaggctaaagtgcattcaggaggaagtggagctcaagtatgcaGATCCGATTTACGGAACCTTCAccgatgatgacgatgatcTACTACTTGGCTGGCTTGTAGGCCAGCAGCAGGACCTCGAGCTTGACGAGCCAggatcgcctccacgaccagctAGCTTCATAGCCACCGAAGCTAGGATCGATCCAGAGCAATGGGTTGAGCGCAATATTCCACGCACTTACAGAGCTGATCAGCCGCAGGCACAGGGGAGCCAGTCACCACATGCTTGGTACGAGACACCCTCCGAGAGAGCTGATCGAGAGATGCTCGGCAGAGAAGGGCGACATAGCCAAACAGAGAGGgccaagaaagaaaaacaaagggtcccaatggagagtgtcgaggagaCTTGGACCAGCAGTGATAAAGGTTCTGGTGGTGACGGTTCTTCTAGCCATGGAAGGAGCGGAGGACAGTATGGTATTTATGAAACACAGCCGGAGGGTGGTTTTTATTTCACCAGTGAGTCCCAATTTATGGGTGCTACACAGGATACAGACCACGTCGACCACCTGATAGATTCCGTGAGGATATCATTGAATATAGAAGATgggctcctcgaggtcgttcaggAAGAGGATATGGCTGCAGATGAGCTCGCATACGGATACGGATTCTATTA
Above is a genomic segment from Phoenix dactylifera cultivar Barhee BC4 chromosome 2, palm_55x_up_171113_PBpolish2nd_filt_p, whole genome shotgun sequence containing:
- the LOC120109902 gene encoding uncharacterized protein LOC120109902, whose amino-acid sequence is MQASRDNQWQQEEVARHRARFGLSAYESGGGFGSTRQDPEFLRTTSVKKSIGKERGRIASMLGSFASRKKSFRKIPQGATIHDVDPHALPSRDSRQQRVDTMWMKDKKKIMWRAIGSRFHFSHIPANVADNTYYRSAIAAIQAVGPGVVPPSPKNIYGELLDNNKEELENWMDSYKSKWPIYGLTIMCDGWTGPTRRSIINFLTYCDAKTFFHKSVDASAYVHNTACMLKLMEDVIDLVGEENVMQVVTDNRPQYKAAGQILMERRPHIFWTPCAAHCIDLMLMDIGKIRRVQQTVETAQRITRYVYNHNWILSLMRKYAGGEILRPGVTRFATNFIALDSILKKRGALRQMFASPKWHDSRYSYASTEGSKIQDLVTRQSFWQRATTIVKAIKPLYEVLRAVVREIYPHMGFLYHIMVKAKDQIMEADPAHGQSYINIIEHRWGAQMGKELHLVGKLRYNYSDNYSDGCTYIIMLR